In Entelurus aequoreus isolate RoL-2023_Sb linkage group LG02, RoL_Eaeq_v1.1, whole genome shotgun sequence, one genomic interval encodes:
- the LOC133631925 gene encoding ubiquitin-conjugating enzyme E2 Q2-like isoform X1: MSVSGLKAELKFLESIFDPNHERFRIIDWKPDELSCQFNVTGEKLLIIHCNITESYPSTSPIWFVDSDDPSLAQVLERLEDVRKGSTLLLQQLKKLICDLCRLYNLPQHPDVEMLDQPLPAGPVGQERKHGTEEVTSEEEEEEEMGEQDIEDLDHYEMKEEEPVEGKKSEDDGIEKENLAILEKIRKNQRQDHLNGAVSGSVQASDRLMKELREIYRSQSYKTGIFSVELVNDSLYEWHVKLRTVDPDSPLHSDLQVLKEKEGMDYILLNFSYKDNFPFDPPFVRVVSPVLSGGYVLGGGALCMELLTKQGWSSAYSIESVIMQINATLVKGKARVQFGANKNQYNLARAQQSYKSLVQIHEKNGWYTPPKEDG, encoded by the exons ATGTCGGTGTCGGGGCTGAAGGCCGAACTGAAGTTTTTAGAGTCCATTTTTGACCCAAATCACGAACGATTCCGGATTATCGACTGGAAGCCAGACGAGCTGAGCTGTCAGTTCAATGTAACCGGGGAGAAGCTGTTAATTATCCACTGTAACATTACG GAGTCATATCCGTCCACTTCTCCCATTTGGTTCGTGGACTCCGACGACCCCAGCTTGGCGCAAGTGTTGGAACGTTTGGAAGATGTGAGGAAGGGCAGCACCTTG CTTCTGCAGCAGTTAAAGAAGCTAATTTGTGACCTCTGCCGACTCTACAACCTTCCCCAGCATCCCGATGTGGAGATGCTGGACCAGCCGCTACCCGCCGGCCCTGTAGGACAAGAGCGGAAG caTGGGACAGAGGAAGTCACatcagaagaagaggaggaggaagaaatgGGGGAG CAGGACATAGAAGACCTGGACCACTACGAAATGAAAGAGGAGGAGCCCGTAGAAGGCAAAAAGTCAGAGGACGACGGCATCGAGAAGGAGAATCTCGCCATCCTGGAGAAGATCCGGAAGAACCAGCGTCAAGACCACTTGAAT GGAGCTGTGTCTGGCTCCGTGCAGGCCTCAGACCGCCTCATGAAGGAGCTCAGGGAGATCTACAGGTCCCAGAGTTATAAAACAG GCATCTTCTCAGTGGAGCTCGTCAATGACAGCCTTTACGAATGGCACGTCAAACTACGAAC TGTGGATCCGGATAGTCCCTTGCACAGCGATTTGCAAGTCTTAAAGGAGAAAGAAGGAATGGATTACATTTTACTAAACTTCTCCTATAAA GATAATTTCCCTTTTGATCCTCCGTTTGTGCGGGTGGTGTCGCCTGTGTTGTCTGGGGG CTACGTTCTTGGAGGAGGCGCCTTGTGCATGGAACTTCTCACCAAACAG GGTTGGAGCAGTGCCTATTCCATTGAGTCTGTCATCATGCAGATCAACGCCACTTTAGTCAAAGGAAAAGCCAGAGTGCAATTTGGAGCTAATAAA AACCAGTACAATCTAGCCAGAGCACAGCAATCCTACAAATCTCTTGTCCAGATCCATGAAAAAAACG GATGGTACACACCCCCAAAGGAGGATGGCTAG
- the LOC133631925 gene encoding ubiquitin-conjugating enzyme E2 Q2-like isoform X2: protein MSVSGLKAELKFLESIFDPNHERFRIIDWKPDELSCQFNVTGEKLLIIHCNITESYPSTSPIWFVDSDDPSLAQVLERLEDVRKGSTLLLQQLKKLICDLCRLYNLPQHPDVEMLDQPLPAGPVGQERKHGTEEVTSEEEEEEEMGEDIEDLDHYEMKEEEPVEGKKSEDDGIEKENLAILEKIRKNQRQDHLNGAVSGSVQASDRLMKELREIYRSQSYKTGIFSVELVNDSLYEWHVKLRTVDPDSPLHSDLQVLKEKEGMDYILLNFSYKDNFPFDPPFVRVVSPVLSGGYVLGGGALCMELLTKQGWSSAYSIESVIMQINATLVKGKARVQFGANKNQYNLARAQQSYKSLVQIHEKNGWYTPPKEDG, encoded by the exons ATGTCGGTGTCGGGGCTGAAGGCCGAACTGAAGTTTTTAGAGTCCATTTTTGACCCAAATCACGAACGATTCCGGATTATCGACTGGAAGCCAGACGAGCTGAGCTGTCAGTTCAATGTAACCGGGGAGAAGCTGTTAATTATCCACTGTAACATTACG GAGTCATATCCGTCCACTTCTCCCATTTGGTTCGTGGACTCCGACGACCCCAGCTTGGCGCAAGTGTTGGAACGTTTGGAAGATGTGAGGAAGGGCAGCACCTTG CTTCTGCAGCAGTTAAAGAAGCTAATTTGTGACCTCTGCCGACTCTACAACCTTCCCCAGCATCCCGATGTGGAGATGCTGGACCAGCCGCTACCCGCCGGCCCTGTAGGACAAGAGCGGAAG caTGGGACAGAGGAAGTCACatcagaagaagaggaggaggaagaaatgGGGGAG GACATAGAAGACCTGGACCACTACGAAATGAAAGAGGAGGAGCCCGTAGAAGGCAAAAAGTCAGAGGACGACGGCATCGAGAAGGAGAATCTCGCCATCCTGGAGAAGATCCGGAAGAACCAGCGTCAAGACCACTTGAAT GGAGCTGTGTCTGGCTCCGTGCAGGCCTCAGACCGCCTCATGAAGGAGCTCAGGGAGATCTACAGGTCCCAGAGTTATAAAACAG GCATCTTCTCAGTGGAGCTCGTCAATGACAGCCTTTACGAATGGCACGTCAAACTACGAAC TGTGGATCCGGATAGTCCCTTGCACAGCGATTTGCAAGTCTTAAAGGAGAAAGAAGGAATGGATTACATTTTACTAAACTTCTCCTATAAA GATAATTTCCCTTTTGATCCTCCGTTTGTGCGGGTGGTGTCGCCTGTGTTGTCTGGGGG CTACGTTCTTGGAGGAGGCGCCTTGTGCATGGAACTTCTCACCAAACAG GGTTGGAGCAGTGCCTATTCCATTGAGTCTGTCATCATGCAGATCAACGCCACTTTAGTCAAAGGAAAAGCCAGAGTGCAATTTGGAGCTAATAAA AACCAGTACAATCTAGCCAGAGCACAGCAATCCTACAAATCTCTTGTCCAGATCCATGAAAAAAACG GATGGTACACACCCCCAAAGGAGGATGGCTAG